The sequence AAGGATGAATCTCAATCTGGTTAACCGCTGGTACAACTGTCCAGTTTTCACTGAGAGTCTCAAGATGGTGAACATTGAAGTTACTTACACCGATTGCCTTGATTTTGCCAGCCTTGTACAGGTCCTCCATATCTGCCCACGCCTTCTCATAACCGTTAGCTGGCCAGTGAATAAGATACAAGTCTATGTAATCAAGTCCCATGTCTTCCAAGCTCTGTAAAAATGCTTCTTTAGTTCTTCCCTGTCTAATATCCTCATTCCAAAGCTTAGTTGTAACAAATATATCCCTTCTGTCAATGCCACTCATACGTATGCCTTCGCCTACGCTTTTTTCATTGCCGTAAACCTTAGCTGTATCAATATGTCTGTATCCAGCCTCAATCGCCCATTTTACTGCATTAGCTGTATCAGCTCCGTCTGGTGTTCTAAAAACACCAAGACCTATCTGTGGAATTTTAACTCCATTATTTAATGTAATATAATTCATATAATTCAAATCTCCTTTATCTGTTTTCTTTCATTTTACACCATGTAAACGTTCAATTTCAATTATAGTATTGAGTCCTCTTACCTCAAAATTGATATGAAAAAATAGGACTTAAATCATTCAAGCCCTTGTTTTATAAGGTTTCTCTTGATTTAGTCCTATTTTAACGTATGCCCCTTTTATAATTAACCTCCATATATTTTATGGTTATATTATACACCGTTTTACACTTTTATGAGGAAATCCATAATTATACTCTCAGCATTCTGTATCCTATACCAATATGCGTCTGTATATACTGCGGGGAATTGACATCTTTTTCAATTTTCTTTCTTAATGTTGCCATAAATACTCTAAGTGATGCCAGATCATTTTCCCATGAACTGCCCCATATATTCTTAGTAATATAAGTGTATGTCAGCACTCTTCCGACATTTCTTGATAATAATATGAGAAGCTTATATTCAATAGGTGTAAGATGCAGCTCCTCTCCATTCAGATATGCACAGCCAGCTGCATAGTCAATTTTTAAATCTCCATTCTCGAATACACTTGTATTCTGAGTCATATCCGTCTGCATAAGTGACAGTCTTCTTACTGTTACACGCAGCCTTGCAAGAAGCTCATCTACTGAAAACGGCTTTGTAAGATAATCGTCTGCCCCTGCATCAAGTGCTTCTATCTTATCCGCATCTTCAGTTCTTGCGCTTATAACAATTATTGGTGTATTAGTCCATGTTCTTATCTTTTTTATAACTTCCACCCCATCTATATCAGGAAGTCCTAAGTCTAGCAGAATTATATCAGGATTATGTGATGCAGTCTGTGAAATAGCACTCTCTCCATTCACAGCAGTTAAATACCTGTAATTATTAGTTTTTAATGTTGTTGTTATGAGATTTCTTATTGGTGAATCATCCTCAACTACAAGAATCTGTGTTTTATTCATTTAAATGTACCTCACTTAACTGCAGTTTGAATTCGAAAATGCATCCATGTGGTGTATTATCCCTTAATTCCAGTTCACTTCCATGTGCATTTATAATAGTTTTACATAAAGATAACCCAAGTCCGAGACTTCTTCTGTTATCTGCGATTTCATTGTTACAGGTAAAAAATGTATCAAATACATTTTCTTTCATATCATCAGGTATTCCCTCGCCATTATCTTCAATGGATATAATTACATATCTGCCTTCTTTTCTTGCTTTAATATATATATCAGAGCCTTCCTGTGTATACTTTATCGCATTATCAACTATGTTAATAATAACCTGTATTATAAGTCTGACGTCCATTCTCACAAGAAGCAGTTCTTTGCCGCAATCCACATGTATTTTATGTTCACAGCTTTTTCTGTTGATATGTTTTAACGCTTCAGCAATAACTTCATCTATCAGCTGGTCAGACATATTAAGAGTTACTGTTCCATCCTCAAATCTTGTTACAAACAATATATTCTCTACAAGACTGATTAACCATTCTGAATCATCATATATATCTGTAAATATCTGCTCTCTCGTATCATTATCAAGCTTATCATAATTGTACATAAGATTATTGGCATTACCTGATATTGATGTGAGTGGTGTTCTTAAATCGTGTGAAATCGTCCTTAAAAGATTAGCCCTTAACTGTAGTGTCTTTTCCCTGTAAGCAGCCTGTTCTGACATACGAACATGTTTTTTCAGTTTAGATGCCAGAGTTCCTGTAAGCATTGACGCAGCAAGCATAATAACACATGTGAGCGGATATCCTGTGTCATATGTATGTAAAGTAAATCTTGGTTCTGTCAGGAAGAAATTCATCAGAACAACACTTACAAGCGAACCCGCCACACTCCAGATATATCCATTAGTGAATATCGAAATCAAAAGCACGCACAGAAGATATACCATAATAACATTTGATTCTGTAAATCCAATATATATAAGCAGCATTCCTATTACTGTTGCAATGCTTAAAAGGCCTATTGTTATTAAGAATTCTTTTACAAGTTTTTTTAATGTCTTTTCCGTTATAATTACCACCTTATTTTATTTTGTATATAATAACACATTTTCAATTTAATATCTCTTTTTTTCGTTATCATCACTTTCATTCAATACAGCATTCATTGTATCTTTGTCATTGGTTCTTCTTGTTCTGTTCATAAATCCGTCTATTTTATTCATAACATACCATCCTGCTGCCATAAATAATAATATCACAACTATCAGTACTATTATAATTAATCCCGTCTTCATGCTCATGCCCCCTAATCTTAAACTTTAAAGCATTTTTTCAGATTTTTATAATCTCCTAACACAAGTAATGTAATATCTTCTGTAAGTACAATATCTGGTTCAACATTTACATTTATTGAGTCATTATGCTTTATAGCCATTATGTTTACTCCATATTTTTTTCTTATATCAAGTTCAATAATACTTTTTCCTAACCACGACTCAGGAACTTCCACTTCAAGAATTGCATGAGTATTATCCAGTTGTATTAAATCAAGAATATGGTCCGCAGTGTAGCGTACTGCAGCCCACTTTGCTTCGTGTTTTTCAGGATATACAACCGCATCTGCACCATTGCGCAGCAGGAATTTTTCCTGTACATCCCGCTCGGCTCTTGATACCACATATCTGGCGCCAAGTTCCTTTAACAGTGATGTTGTTTCCAGCGAATTCTGAAAACTGTCACCAATTGTCACCATACACACATCAAAATTCCCAACACCTAATGATTTTAAAAATTCAGCATTCGTGCTGTCTCCAATCTGTGCATTTGTGACTATATTCATAACATCGTTAATTCTGTTCTCATCAGTATCAACTGCCATCACCTGATGTCCAAGCTGATTAAGCTGCATAGCCATATGTTTTCCAAATCTTCCGGCTCCTATAAGTAATACATTCTTTTTCATATTGTGCTCCTATCCTATATTAATCTTTTCTTCAGGAAATTTTGAATAGCTGTTTCCATTTCCAGAAAAAGCAGCATATATTAAAGTAAGACCACCAACTCTGCCCATAAACATAAGAATAATAAGAACAATTCTTGATAATATTCCAAGCTGTGGAGTAATACCTAATGTCAATCCGACCGTACCTACTGCTGATGCTGTTTCAAAAAGACATTTCCCTAATGAAATTCCATCTGTGACATTTATAATAAATGCGCCTGTAACAAATAATGTAATGTACATCATAGCTATCGTAGCTGCATTTTTAACTGTATCGTTATCTATTCTTCTTTCAAAAAAATGAATATTCTTATTTCTCTTAAATGTTGCAACCATGTTTCCCATAAGAACTGCAAATGTAGTTGTTTTCATACCACCTGCTGTTGAACCTGGTGAACCACCTATAAGCATAAGAGCTATCATAATCATTACAGATGCCTGTTTCATTGCATTAAGGTCAACCGTATTAAATCCCGCAGTCCTTAATGTCACTGATTGAAAAAGTGCCTTAAATACAGGCATTTTCTCGTTTCCAGTCATCATATCATTTATCATAAATATAATTGCAGGTACTGTTATAAGAACGGCTGTTGTAACAATTATTAATTTGCTCTGCATCTTATATCTTTTAAAATGATACTTATTATTCTTAATATCTTCCCACGTAACAAATCCAATTCCACCTATCACAATAAGAAGCATCAATGTAATATTAATAACAGGATTGCAGGCATATGTCGTCATTGAAGCAAATTGATTATCCGCTGTTCCTAGCACATCAAATCCTGCATTACAGAATGCTGATATTGAATGAAATATTGCAAACCAGATTCCTTTCAATCCATAATCTCTGCAGAATACCGGCATCATAAGCAATGCTCCTGATAATTCTATAATGAATGTTCCTTTTAATATAAATCCGGTAAGCCTGACGACTCCGCCAACCACTGGTGCTGATACAGATTCCTGCATAAAGCTTCTCTGCATTAAAGACACTTTCTTTCCTGACAATAAAGAAAATGCAACAGCAACAGTAATTACGCCAAGCCCTCCTATCTGTATAAGCGTAATTATTACAAGCTGTCCAAATAAAGACCAGTAGCTTCCTGTATCCAGTACTACTAATCCGGTAACGCATACCGCTGATGTAGATGTAAATAATGCATCACCAAACGGTGTTACACAGCCACTGGCTGATGAAACCGGCAGCATAAGAAGCAATGCTCCTAATATAATTAATCCACCAAATCCAATTGTTATAACCCGGAATGATGACAAATGTTTTCTTATCCTGTTGTCAAACATAAAAAATTCCCCTTTTCTAACATAATTGAAATCTACCAGAATTATGTTAAAAAAGGGGTTAAGCATTTTTATATGATATTAAGATTATATTAAGATTATTATCTCTCCCGAATCATGATAATCAGAAGATAAGCTGCTCCGAATACAACTATACTCCCAGCCATGATTAAATACATCTGTGGCACGCCAACAACACGTCCCCTGAATACAGGATTACAGTCGAGAGTGTTCCTTATGACTGTGACCGCTTCTGACGGAAGCCCTGTGTCTGCCATCTCTTTATACACTCCGTTTAGCATATGGTTCTTAACCAGGGAAGTTCCGTATGTACCCGGAAGGTAGGACAATGCTTTCTGCAACCCTGAACTAAAATTAGATATCGGCATGTATGCACCACACAC is a genomic window of [Eubacterium] eligens ATCC 27750 containing:
- a CDS encoding sensor histidine kinase, which encodes MVIITEKTLKKLVKEFLITIGLLSIATVIGMLLIYIGFTESNVIMVYLLCVLLISIFTNGYIWSVAGSLVSVVLMNFFLTEPRFTLHTYDTGYPLTCVIMLAASMLTGTLASKLKKHVRMSEQAAYREKTLQLRANLLRTISHDLRTPLTSISGNANNLMYNYDKLDNDTREQIFTDIYDDSEWLISLVENILFVTRFEDGTVTLNMSDQLIDEVIAEALKHINRKSCEHKIHVDCGKELLLVRMDVRLIIQVIINIVDNAIKYTQEGSDIYIKARKEGRYVIISIEDNGEGIPDDMKENVFDTFFTCNNEIADNRRSLGLGLSLCKTIINAHGSELELRDNTPHGCIFEFKLQLSEVHLNE
- a CDS encoding TrkH family potassium uptake protein, which gives rise to MFDNRIRKHLSSFRVITIGFGGLIILGALLLMLPVSSASGCVTPFGDALFTSTSAVCVTGLVVLDTGSYWSLFGQLVIITLIQIGGLGVITVAVAFSLLSGKKVSLMQRSFMQESVSAPVVGGVVRLTGFILKGTFIIELSGALLMMPVFCRDYGLKGIWFAIFHSISAFCNAGFDVLGTADNQFASMTTYACNPVINITLMLLIVIGGIGFVTWEDIKNNKYHFKRYKMQSKLIIVTTAVLITVPAIIFMINDMMTGNEKMPVFKALFQSVTLRTAGFNTVDLNAMKQASVMIMIALMLIGGSPGSTAGGMKTTTFAVLMGNMVATFKRNKNIHFFERRIDNDTVKNAATIAMMYITLFVTGAFIINVTDGISLGKCLFETASAVGTVGLTLGITPQLGILSRIVLIILMFMGRVGGLTLIYAAFSGNGNSYSKFPEEKINIG
- a CDS encoding aldo/keto reductase gives rise to the protein MNYITLNNGVKIPQIGLGVFRTPDGADTANAVKWAIEAGYRHIDTAKVYGNEKSVGEGIRMSGIDRRDIFVTTKLWNEDIRQGRTKEAFLQSLEDMGLDYIDLYLIHWPANGYEKAWADMEDLYKAGKIKAIGVSNFNVHHLETLSENWTVVPAVNQIEIHPYYANIENVEYAKKNGIAIEAYSPLGGNGAGTLENEVIIALADKYGKTPAQIVLRWELQRGIIVLPKSTHQERIISNFDVFDFELSDGDMNAINELNKNEKHGSDPETFNF
- a CDS encoding potassium channel family protein, which encodes MKKNVLLIGAGRFGKHMAMQLNQLGHQVMAVDTDENRINDVMNIVTNAQIGDSTNAEFLKSLGVGNFDVCMVTIGDSFQNSLETTSLLKELGARYVVSRAERDVQEKFLLRNGADAVVYPEKHEAKWAAVRYTADHILDLIQLDNTHAILEVEVPESWLGKSIIELDIRKKYGVNIMAIKHNDSINVNVEPDIVLTEDITLLVLGDYKNLKKCFKV
- a CDS encoding response regulator yields the protein MNKTQILVVEDDSPIRNLITTTLKTNNYRYLTAVNGESAISQTASHNPDIILLDLGLPDIDGVEVIKKIRTWTNTPIIVISARTEDADKIEALDAGADDYLTKPFSVDELLARLRVTVRRLSLMQTDMTQNTSVFENGDLKIDYAAGCAYLNGEELHLTPIEYKLLILLSRNVGRVLTYTYITKNIWGSSWENDLASLRVFMATLRKKIEKDVNSPQYIQTHIGIGYRMLRV